One genomic segment of Ancylobacter sp. IITR112 includes these proteins:
- a CDS encoding DUF2794 domain-containing protein: MADIDPIALPVGARVDRVAFDRRELDRIFDLYGRMVALGEWRDYAIDFTRDKAVFSIFRRATEVPIYRIEKDPRLARRQGAYTVVSQTGLILKRGHELARVIAVLEKPLRAVN, translated from the coding sequence TTGGCGGACATCGACCCCATAGCCCTGCCGGTCGGCGCCCGCGTCGACCGCGTCGCCTTCGACCGGCGCGAGCTCGACCGGATTTTCGATCTCTATGGCCGCATGGTCGCGCTCGGCGAGTGGCGCGACTACGCCATCGACTTCACCCGCGACAAGGCGGTGTTCTCGATTTTCCGCCGCGCCACCGAGGTGCCGATCTACCGCATCGAGAAGGACCCGCGACTCGCCCGCCGCCAAGGTGCCTACACTGTGGTGTCGCAGACCGGGCTCATCCTCAAGCGCGGGCATGAGCTTGCGCGCGTCATCGCGGTGTTGGAAAAGCCGTTGCGCGCCGTCAACTGA
- the aguB gene encoding N-carbamoylputrescine amidase encodes MRSLTVAATQMRCDWDIDGNIARADALVREAAGRGARLILLQELFETPYFCQDQLHEFLDLARPLEGNRLIGHFARLARELGVVLPVSFFERAGQATFNSLAMVDADGEVLGLYRKSHIPDGPGYTEKFYFSPGDTGFRVWDTAVGRVGVGICWDQWFPECARAMALLGAEVLLYPTAIGSEPQDPSLDSAAHWQRVMQGHAGANLTPLVASNRIGTEPGRNGTQITFYGSSFIAGPTGEKVAEAGRTEEAVLTATFDLDGIARQRQSWGVFRDRRPELYAPLLSLDGRAPTRPIG; translated from the coding sequence ATGCGCAGCCTGACTGTCGCCGCCACCCAGATGCGCTGCGACTGGGATATCGACGGCAATATCGCCCGCGCCGACGCCCTGGTGCGCGAGGCCGCCGGGCGCGGGGCGCGGCTCATCCTGCTGCAGGAGCTGTTCGAGACCCCCTATTTCTGCCAGGACCAGTTGCACGAATTCCTCGACCTCGCCCGGCCCTTGGAGGGCAACCGGCTGATCGGCCATTTCGCCCGCCTCGCCCGCGAACTGGGCGTTGTGCTGCCGGTCTCCTTCTTCGAACGTGCCGGCCAGGCCACCTTCAACAGCCTCGCCATGGTCGACGCCGATGGCGAGGTGCTCGGCCTCTACCGGAAAAGCCACATTCCCGATGGGCCAGGCTATACGGAGAAGTTCTATTTCTCCCCCGGCGACACCGGCTTCCGGGTGTGGGACACGGCGGTGGGGCGCGTCGGCGTCGGCATCTGCTGGGACCAGTGGTTCCCGGAATGCGCCCGCGCCATGGCGCTGCTCGGCGCCGAGGTGCTGCTCTATCCCACCGCCATCGGTTCCGAGCCGCAGGATCCGAGCCTTGATTCGGCCGCTCACTGGCAGCGTGTGATGCAGGGCCATGCGGGCGCCAATCTCACGCCGCTCGTCGCCTCCAATCGTATCGGCACCGAGCCTGGGCGCAACGGGACGCAGATCACCTTCTACGGCTCTTCCTTCATCGCCGGCCCCACCGGCGAGAAGGTCGCCGAAGCCGGGCGCACGGAAGAAGCCGTGCTCACCGCCACTTTCGATCTCGACGGCATCGCCCGCCAGCGCCAGAGCTGGGGCGTGTTCCGCGACCGCCGGCCGGAGCTCTACGCTCCCCTGCTCTCGCTCGACGGGCGGGCGCCCACCCGGCCGATCGGCTGA
- the aguA gene encoding agmatine deiminase, translating to MSETLATLPAADGFRMPAEWEPHAGTWMIWPERPDNWRADAGPAQAAFVDVASAIARFEPVTMLASPRQWRHARAALPPSVRVVEATSDDAWCRDCGASFVTDTRGRLRGVDWGFNAWGGLYTPCDQDELIAAKMLEIERAPRYAAPLILEGGSIHVDGEGTVLTTEECLLNPNRNPDLTREEIEQHLKDYLGVSKVLWLGAGLVDDETSGHIDNLACFVRPGVVALTGCDDPLDPQYAISKDARERLSAMTDARGRALEIVTLPLPGPLFRTAEEALDLGTEPGTMSRRPGERLGASYANFYLGNGFVLMPLLDPAQDEKAQAILSRLFPDRAVVGVPTHEIILGGGNIHCITQQQPLGSPG from the coding sequence ATGAGCGAGACCCTTGCCACCCTCCCCGCCGCCGACGGCTTCCGCATGCCGGCGGAATGGGAGCCGCATGCCGGCACCTGGATGATCTGGCCGGAGCGCCCGGACAATTGGCGCGCCGATGCCGGGCCGGCACAGGCCGCCTTCGTCGATGTCGCCAGCGCCATCGCCCGCTTCGAGCCGGTCACCATGCTGGCCAGCCCACGGCAATGGCGCCATGCCCGCGCCGCCCTGCCGCCCTCGGTGCGCGTGGTGGAAGCCACCTCCGACGATGCCTGGTGTCGCGACTGCGGCGCCAGCTTCGTCACCGATACGCGCGGTCGGCTGCGCGGGGTGGACTGGGGCTTCAACGCCTGGGGCGGGCTCTACACGCCCTGCGACCAGGATGAGCTGATCGCCGCCAAGATGCTGGAGATCGAGCGTGCCCCGCGCTACGCCGCGCCGCTCATCCTCGAAGGCGGCTCGATCCATGTCGACGGCGAAGGCACGGTGCTGACCACAGAGGAATGCCTGCTCAACCCGAACCGCAATCCCGACCTGACGCGCGAGGAGATCGAGCAGCATCTCAAGGACTATCTCGGCGTCTCCAAGGTGCTCTGGCTCGGCGCCGGCCTCGTCGACGACGAAACCTCGGGCCATATCGACAATCTCGCCTGCTTCGTCCGCCCCGGCGTGGTGGCGCTCACCGGCTGCGACGACCCGCTCGACCCGCAATACGCCATCTCCAAGGACGCGCGCGAGCGGCTGTCGGCAATGACGGACGCACGCGGGCGCGCCCTTGAGATCGTCACATTGCCCCTACCGGGGCCGCTGTTCCGCACGGCGGAGGAGGCGCTGGACCTCGGCACCGAGCCCGGCACCATGTCGCGCCGTCCCGGAGAGCGGCTCGGCGCCTCCTACGCCAATTTCTATCTCGGCAATGGCTTCGTGCTGATGCCGCTGCTCGACCCGGCGCAGGACGAGAAGGCGCAGGCGATCCTTTCGCGCCTGTTCCCGGACCGCGCGGTGGTGGGCGTGCCGACGCATGAGATCATTCTGGGCGGCGGCAATATCCACTGCATCACCCAGCAGCAGCCGCTGGGCTCGCCGGGCTGA
- a CDS encoding NAD-dependent epimerase/dehydratase family protein, producing MARVLVTGGSGFIAAHVILALLRAGHEVRATLRDTRREASARAQLEVGGAPVEAPLSFHAADLLEDAGWDAAMAGCDYALHVASPVPGAAAAGDPAALIRVAREGTLRVLKAARAAGVRRVVVTSSFAAVGYGTPLRAAPYDERDWTEPDAVDVDAYTRSKTLAERAAWAFIAGEGAGMELATVNPVVVLGPALGPDMSASLDLVRALLDGAVPALPRIYLGLVDVRDVAALHLRAMTAPEAAGERFLATSGEALSLGEIARTLRQGLGPAARRVPRFELPDIAVRLAALVLPTARLAVPRLGIRRSATSAKARETLGWAPRPAEEAILATAESLIRLGMVKG from the coding sequence ATGGCGCGGGTTCTCGTCACCGGCGGCTCCGGCTTCATCGCCGCCCATGTGATCCTCGCTTTGCTGCGCGCGGGGCATGAAGTGAGGGCCACGCTGCGCGACACGCGGCGGGAAGCCTCGGCGCGCGCCCAACTCGAGGTGGGAGGGGCGCCGGTGGAGGCGCCGCTGAGCTTCCATGCCGCCGATCTGCTGGAGGATGCGGGCTGGGACGCCGCCATGGCCGGCTGCGACTATGCCCTGCATGTGGCCTCTCCCGTGCCGGGAGCCGCGGCGGCGGGCGATCCCGCGGCTCTGATCCGTGTCGCCCGCGAGGGCACGCTCAGGGTGCTGAAGGCGGCGCGGGCGGCCGGCGTGCGGCGGGTAGTCGTCACGTCCTCCTTCGCGGCGGTGGGCTATGGCACGCCGCTGCGCGCCGCGCCCTATGACGAGCGCGACTGGACCGAGCCGGACGCGGTGGATGTCGACGCCTATACCCGCTCCAAGACGCTGGCGGAGCGGGCGGCGTGGGCGTTCATCGCCGGCGAGGGGGCGGGAATGGAACTGGCCACCGTCAACCCGGTGGTGGTGCTTGGCCCGGCGCTGGGACCGGACATGTCGGCCTCGCTCGATCTCGTCCGCGCGCTGCTTGACGGGGCGGTGCCCGCCTTGCCCCGGATTTATCTCGGGCTGGTCGACGTGCGCGATGTCGCCGCGCTGCACCTCAGGGCGATGACGGCGCCCGAAGCGGCGGGCGAGCGCTTTCTGGCGACAAGCGGCGAGGCGCTGTCGCTCGGCGAGATCGCCCGCACGCTGCGGCAAGGGCTCGGCCCGGCGGCGCGGCGCGTGCCGCGCTTTGAGCTGCCGGATATCGCGGTGCGCCTCGCCGCGCTGGTGCTGCCGACGGCGCGGCTCGCCGTCCCCCGGCTCGGCATCCGCCGCAGTGCCACCTCCGCCAAGGCCCGGGAGACGCTCGGCTGGGCGCCGCGTCCGGCCGAGGAGGCGATCCTCGCGACGGCCGAGAGCCTGATCCGGCTGGGGATGGTGAAGGGCTGA
- the larB gene encoding nickel pincer cofactor biosynthesis protein LarB — translation MDFTFDWGRAKRTGLPEAVLCSAKSPAQLAEILAAARERNARLLLTRLEPAGFAALGAAARAGLDYDPLSRSAVLGGEVALAAARVAVVAAGTSDLPVAREAERTLAFCGHGARLVADVGVAGLWRLMERIEEIRACRVVIAVAGMEGALFSVLGGLVAAPVIAVPTSVGYGVAEGGRAALSSALASCAPGVVTVNIDNGFGAACAALKILGAGASENG, via the coding sequence ATGGATTTCACCTTTGACTGGGGCCGCGCCAAACGCACGGGTCTTCCCGAGGCGGTGCTGTGCAGTGCCAAGTCGCCGGCGCAGCTCGCGGAAATCCTCGCCGCCGCGCGCGAGCGCAATGCGCGGCTGCTGCTGACCCGGCTGGAGCCGGCGGGTTTCGCGGCGCTGGGCGCGGCCGCGCGGGCGGGGCTCGATTATGATCCGCTCTCGCGCAGCGCCGTGCTGGGCGGGGAGGTCGCGCTGGCGGCGGCGCGCGTCGCGGTGGTGGCGGCCGGCACCTCGGACCTGCCGGTGGCGCGCGAGGCTGAGCGCACGCTCGCCTTTTGCGGGCATGGGGCGCGGCTTGTGGCCGATGTCGGCGTGGCCGGGCTGTGGCGGCTGATGGAGCGGATCGAGGAGATCCGCGCCTGCCGGGTGGTGATCGCGGTCGCGGGCATGGAGGGGGCGCTGTTCAGCGTGCTCGGTGGTCTGGTCGCCGCGCCCGTCATCGCCGTGCCGACCTCGGTCGGCTATGGCGTCGCCGAGGGCGGCCGCGCGGCGCTGAGCTCGGCACTGGCGAGCTGCGCGCCGGGCGTGGTGACGGTGAACATCGACAATGGCTTCGGCGCCGCCTGTGCCGCGTTGAAGATACTGGGCGCCGGCGCGTCGGAGAACGGCTGA
- a CDS encoding adenine nucleotide alpha hydrolase codes for MSEEPALPPAERLACVLGRFEALAVAVSGGVDSLTLASFAQRHGVPLTVIHAVSPAVPATATARVRHLAAARGWELIVTGTGEFDDPRYRDNPVDRCYFCKTNLYDRIAGLTDRPIASGANLDDLGDYRPGLIAAAERRVVHPFIEAAISKAQVRALARALGLGSVAELPAQPCLASRVETGIAIDADDLAFVEQAEQRLAALTGAGTLRCRITHAGVAVELDAAAMAQASAVDALMAGLCAKAGRAYAGSRPYRRGAMFVGAPAMET; via the coding sequence ATGAGTGAGGAACCGGCGTTGCCGCCGGCCGAGCGGCTGGCCTGCGTGCTCGGGCGTTTCGAAGCGCTGGCGGTGGCGGTGAGCGGCGGAGTGGATTCACTCACCCTCGCCAGTTTTGCGCAGCGCCACGGCGTGCCGCTGACCGTGATCCATGCCGTGTCCCCGGCGGTGCCGGCCACGGCGACGGCGCGGGTGCGGCATCTCGCGGCAGCGCGGGGCTGGGAACTGATCGTCACCGGCACCGGCGAATTTGACGATCCGCGCTACCGCGACAATCCGGTGGACCGCTGCTATTTCTGCAAGACCAATCTCTATGACCGCATCGCCGGGCTGACCGACCGGCCGATCGCCTCCGGCGCCAATCTCGACGATCTCGGCGATTATCGCCCCGGCCTTATCGCCGCTGCCGAACGGCGGGTGGTGCATCCCTTCATCGAGGCGGCGATAAGCAAGGCGCAGGTGCGCGCGCTGGCGAGGGCGCTGGGTCTCGGTAGCGTGGCGGAATTGCCGGCGCAGCCTTGCCTCGCCAGCCGGGTCGAGACCGGCATCGCCATCGACGCCGACGACCTCGCCTTTGTCGAACAGGCCGAGCAGCGCCTCGCCGCGCTGACCGGTGCCGGCACGCTGCGCTGCCGCATCACCCATGCCGGCGTGGCGGTGGAGCTGGACGCGGCGGCGATGGCGCAGGCGAGTGCCGTCGACGCGCTGATGGCGGGGCTCTGCGCGAAGGCCGGGCGAGCCTATGCCGGCAGCCGGCCCTATCGGCGCGGCGCCATGTTTGTCGGCGCGCCGGCCATGGAAACCTGA